One segment of Prionailurus bengalensis isolate Pbe53 chromosome D4, Fcat_Pben_1.1_paternal_pri, whole genome shotgun sequence DNA contains the following:
- the NOL6 gene encoding nucleolar protein 6 encodes MGPAPAGAQHRAAAGDPEVMELALEDTCQEGKKKYSKKCTLVGSPVESLLQPVKLSQAELYKEPTNEELNRLRETESLFHSSLLRLQVEELLKEVRLSEKKKERIDAFLREVNQRVLKVPSTPKTQLTDQTWLPAGVRVPLHQVPYTVKGSFCFLPPAQVTVVGSYLLGTCVRPDINVDMAVTMPKELLQDKDGLNQRYFRKRALYLAQLAHHLGQDPFFGSVRFSYTNGCHLKPSLLLRPHGKDERLVTVRLHPCPPPDFFRPCRLLPSKNNVRSAWYRGQSPPGDGSPEPPTPHYNTWVLQDMALESHVQLLSTVLGSALGLKDGVALLKVWLRQRELDKGLGGFSGFLVSMLVAFLVSTRKIHTTMSGYQVLRSVLQFLATTDLTVNGISLCLSSDPSLPALADFHQAFSVVFLDSSGCLNLCADVTASTYHQVQHEARLSMALLDSRADDGFQFLLMTPKPMIRAFDHVLHLHPLSRLQAACHRLKLWPELQDLGGDYVSAALGSLTTLLEQGLGSRLHLLAHSRPPVLEWDISQDPPKHRDSGTLTLGLLLRPEGLTSVLELGPEANQPEAADFRQFWGFRSELRRFQDGAIREAVVWEAASMAQKRLIPHQVVTHLLALHADIPDTCVHYVGGLLDALIQSPKETSSTGEEALAAAVRCYDDLSRLLWGLEGLPLTVSAVQGAHPVLRYTEVFPPTPVRPAYSFYDHLREQASLLPRPDKPCPAYVEPMTVVCHLEGSGQWPQDAEAIRRVRAAFQLRLAELLTQQHGLQCRATAMHTDVLKDGFVFRIRVAYQREPQILREMRSPEGMISLRDTPASLRLERDTRQLPLLTSALHGLQQQHPAFSGVARLAKRWVRAQLLGEGLTDESLDLVVAALFLHPEPFTPPSSPQVGFLRFLLLISTFDWKNNPLIVNLNNELTVEEQVEIRSGFLAARRQLPVMVILTPQDRKNSVWTQDGPSPQILQQLVVLAAEALPVLEKQLMDPRGPGDIRTVFRPPLDMYDVLIRLSPRHIPRHRQAVDSPAASFCRGLLNEPGPSSLMPVLGYDPPQLYLAQLREAFGDLALFFYDQHGGEVIGVLWKPTSFQPQPFKASNTKGHMVVSQSGELVMVPNVEAILEDFAILGEGLVQAVEARSERWTV; translated from the exons ATGGGGCCGGCCCCTGCGGGAGCGCAACATCGGGCAGCTGCTGGGGACCCGGAG GTGATGGAACTAGCTCTGGAAGACACAtgccaggaaggaaagaagaaatactcTAAGAAGTGTACCTTGGTTGGGTCTCCAGTGGAGAGTCTCCTGCAGCCAGTGAAGCTTAGCCAGGCAGAACTGTACAAGGAGCCTACCAATGAGGAGCTAAACCGCCTTCGGGAGACTGAGAGTCTGTTCCACTCTAGCTTGCTTCGTTTGCAG GTAGAGGAGCTACTAAAGGAAGTAAGGTTGTCGGAGAAGAAGAAGGAGCGGATCGATGCTTTCCTACGGGAGGTCAACCAGCGAGTCCTGAAGGTGCCCTCAACTCCTAAGACACAG CTGACTGACCAGACCTGGCTCCCAGCTGGGGTTCGAGTACCCCTCCACCAAGTGCCCTATACTGTGAAGGGCTctttctgcttcctgcctccagcccagGTCACTGTTGTGGGCAGCTACCTTCTGGGTACCTGCGTCCGGCCGGACATTAATGTGGATATGGCAGTGACCATGCCCAAG GAGCTCCTACAGGACAAGGATGGGTTGAACCAGCGCTACTTCCGCAAGCGTGCTCTCTACCTGGCCCAGTTAGCTCACCACCTGGGCCAAGACCCCTTCTTTGGCAGTGTTCGCTTCTCCTACACCAATGGATGCCACCTGAAACCCTCGCTCCTACTTCGGCCACATG GGAAGGATGAGCGCCTGGTCACTGTACGTCTGCATCCATGCCCTCCACCTGACTTCTTCCGCCCGTGCCGCCTGCTGCCATCTAAGAACAATGTGCGCTCTGCCTGGTACCGAGGGCAGAGTCCCCCAGGGGATG gtaGCCCAgagcctcccaccccccactatAACACATGGGTTCTGCAGGACATGGCCCTTGAGTCTCACGTGCAGCTGCTGTCAACTGTGCTGGGCTCAGCCTTGGGGCTGAAGGATGGCGTGGCACTTCTGAAGGTCTGGCTGCGGCAGCGGGAACTGGACAAG GGCCTGGGAGGGTTCAGTGGGTTCCTTGTCTCCATGCTGGTTGCCTTCCTTGTGTCCACACGCAAGATCCACACCACCATGAGTGGCTACCAGGTCCTGAGAAGCGTCTTGCAGTTTCTGG CCACCACAGATTTGACAGTCAATGGGATCAGCTTATGTCTCAGCTCAGATCCCTCCTTG CCGGCCCTGGCTGACTTCCATCAGGCCTTCTCTGTTGTCTTCCTGGACTCCTCAGGCTGTCTCAACCTCTGTGCTGATGTCACTGCCTCTACTTACCACCAG GTACAGCATGAGGCACGGCTGTCTATGGCATTGCTGGACAGCAGAGCTGATGATGGATTCCAATTTTTGCTGATGACTCCCAAACCCATGATCAGGGCTTTTGACCACGTCTTGCA TCTCCATCCACTGAGTCGCCTGCAGGCAGCATGTCACCGGCTAAAGCTGTGGCCAGAGCTGCAGGATCTTGGTGGGGACTATGTTTCAGCTGCTTTGGGCTCACTGACCACCCTCCTGGAGCAGGGTCTGGGGTCCCGCCTTCACCTGCTGGCCCACTCTCGGCCCCCAGTCTTAGAG TGGGACATTAGCCAGGATCCACCGAAGCACAGAGACTCTGGGACCCTGACCCTAGGATTGCTCCTCCGGCCTGAGGGGCTGACCAGTGTCCTTGAGTTGGGTCCGGAAGCCAACCAGCCCGAG GCTGCTGACTTCCGCCAGTTCTGGGGATTTCGCTCAGAGCTTCGGCGTTTCCAGGATGGAGCCATTCGGGAAGCTGTGGTCTGGGAGGCAGCCTCTATGGCCCAGAAGCGCCTTATTCCCCACCAGGTGGTCACCCATCTCTTGGCACT tcATGCCGACATCCCAGATACCTGTGTCCACTATGTGGGGGGCCTTCTGGACGCGTTGATCCAAAGCCCAAAAGAG ACCTCCAGCACAGGTGAGGAAGCCCTGGCAGCAGCAGTGCGTTGCTACGATGACCTCAGCCGCCTCCTGTGGGGGCTGGAAGGTCTCCCGTTGACTGTGTCTGCTGTGCAGGGAGCTCATCCAGTACTGCGCTACACTGAG GTGTTCCCACCAACCCCAGTCCGGCCAGCCTACTCCTTCTACGATCACTTGCGAGAGCAGGCCTCGCTGTTGCCTCGGCCTGACAAGCCCTGTCCAGCCTATGTGGAGCCCATGACTG TGGTATGTCATCTGGAGGGCAGTGGTCAGTGGCCACAGGATGCTGAGGCCATACGCCGGGTCCGAGCTGCCTTCCAGCTGCGCCTGGCGGAGCTGCTGACCCAACAGCATGGGCTGCAGTGTCGTGCCACAGCCATGCACACTGATGTCCTCAAG GATGGGTTTGTGTTCCGGATTCGTGTGGCCTATCAGCGGGAGCCCCAGATCCTGAGGGAAATGCGGAGCCCTGAGGGGATGATCTCATTGAGGGACACGCCTGCCTCCCTCCGCCTTGAGAGGGACACAAGGCAGTTGCCCCTGCTCACCAGTGCCTTGCATGG ACTCCAGCAGCAGCACCCAGCCTTCTCAGGTGTGGCACGGCTGGCCAAGCGGTGGGTGCGCGCCCAGCTTCTGGGTGAGGGGCTCACCGATGAGAGCCTGGACCTGGTGGTTGCTGCTCTTTTCCTGCACCCTGAGCCCTTCACCCCTCCCAG CTCCCCCCAGGTGGGCTTCCTTCGGTTCCTTTTGTTGATATCAACCTTTGATTGGAAGAACAACCCCCTTATTGTCAACCTCAACAATGAGCTCACTG TGGAAGAGCAGGTGGAGATCCGCAGTGGCTTCCTGGCAGCTCGGAGACAACTCCCGGTCATGGTCATCCTTACGCCCCAGGATCGTAAAAACTCTGTATGGACACAGGATGGACCATCACCCCAG ATCCTACAGCAGCTTGTGGTCCTGGCAGCCGAGGCCTTGCCTGTCCTAGAGAAGCAGCTAATGGATCCCCGGGGGCCTGGGGACATCAGG ACAGTGTTCCGGCCACCCTTGGATATGTATGATGTGTTGATCCGCCTGTCTCCCCGCCACATCCCCCGGCACCGCCAAGCCGTGGACTCACCAGCTGCCTCCTTCTGCCGTGGCCTGCTCAATGAGCCAGGGCCCTCGTCCTTGATGCCTGTGCTGGGCTACGATCCTCCTCAGCTTTATCTGGCACAGCTCAGG GAGGCCTTTGGGGACCTGGCCCTTTTCTTTTATGACCAGCATGGTGGAGAGGTGATTGGTGTTCTCTGGAAGCCCACCAGCTTCCAGCCCCAGCCCTTCAAG GCGTCCAACACAAAGGGGCACATGGTGGTGTCTCAAAGTGGGGAGCTGGTGATGGTGCCCAATGTAGAAGCGATCCTGGAGGACTTTGCCATCCTGGGTGAAGGCCTGGTACAGGCTGTGGAGGCCCGAAGTGAGAGGTGGACTGTGTGA